A genomic segment from Deinococcus sp. YIM 77859 encodes:
- a CDS encoding M3 family oligoendopeptidase codes for MTTTLNAVEQVLTVPDDQTRWETYAPRYEALLNAALPAEAVPDWLAEWSRLDAEVAQVGSKLATHADLHTDDEVIQARYARFLQDVSPQAQRAEQALIEKLLAVPGYTPAPDFALTYRRFRDAAALFREANVALGVTHEEQMNRHGVLTGNQTVTLNGETLTVPQAKQRLDHPDRQTREDAWHALAASNGLIAPELDALMLELLQTRRQLAWNADLPSFRDFMWRRLDRVDYTPEDCRAFHEAVREEVVPLAAEIMGEIAAPLGLDTVRPWDYNRNNLLDPQGRESLRPFQTGAELEEIAQVAFGGLDAELAGRFRHMRETGLLDLESRPGKMTHAYCQYFPVQNEPFVLMNVVGTAEDLRVLFHEVGHAFHGFLSGDAQPLVWNRWSPIEFVEIPSMAMEFLTLDHLGHVFSEGELARYREKQLQGVVAFLPWAAQMDAFQHWLYTEAGENVTVADLDAKWLELDRTFHPFVNWDGLDEGIRAKGWHYYHIFRAPFYYIEYAMCYLAAVGIWREAREHPAQALSNYKASLRLGSTVPVPELYRAAGVEFRFDREHIRGLMAFLSAQLAEG; via the coding sequence ATGACCACAACCCTGAACGCGGTCGAGCAGGTGCTCACCGTGCCCGACGATCAGACGCGCTGGGAAACCTACGCCCCGCGCTACGAGGCGCTCCTGAATGCCGCGCTTCCCGCAGAAGCGGTGCCCGATTGGCTGGCCGAGTGGAGCCGACTGGATGCCGAGGTCGCGCAGGTGGGGAGTAAGCTCGCGACGCACGCTGACCTGCACACGGATGACGAGGTCATTCAGGCCCGCTACGCCCGTTTTCTTCAGGACGTCTCGCCGCAGGCGCAGCGCGCCGAGCAGGCGCTGATCGAAAAGCTTCTGGCGGTTCCCGGCTACACCCCGGCGCCTGATTTCGCCCTGACCTACCGCCGCTTTCGGGACGCTGCCGCGCTGTTTCGCGAGGCGAACGTGGCGCTGGGCGTGACGCACGAGGAGCAGATGAACCGTCACGGCGTTCTCACCGGGAACCAGACGGTCACCCTAAACGGCGAGACGCTGACGGTGCCGCAGGCCAAGCAGCGCCTCGACCACCCCGACCGTCAGACCCGTGAGGACGCTTGGCACGCGCTTGCGGCCAGCAATGGGCTGATCGCACCCGAACTCGACGCCCTGATGCTCGAGCTGCTGCAAACCCGGCGTCAGCTCGCTTGGAATGCCGATCTGCCCTCCTTCCGCGACTTTATGTGGCGGCGCCTGGACCGGGTGGACTACACCCCCGAGGACTGCCGCGCCTTTCACGAGGCCGTGCGGGAAGAGGTGGTGCCCCTGGCCGCCGAGATCATGGGTGAGATTGCCGCGCCATTGGGGCTCGACACGGTGCGGCCCTGGGACTACAACCGCAACAATCTCCTCGACCCTCAGGGGCGCGAGTCGTTGCGGCCCTTTCAGACGGGTGCGGAGCTGGAGGAGATCGCGCAGGTGGCTTTTGGAGGGCTAGACGCCGAGCTTGCCGGGCGCTTTCGCCACATGCGGGAGACTGGCCTTCTCGACCTGGAGTCGCGCCCCGGCAAGATGACGCACGCCTACTGTCAGTACTTCCCGGTACAGAACGAGCCCTTTGTGCTGATGAACGTGGTGGGCACCGCCGAGGATCTGCGCGTCCTATTCCACGAGGTCGGGCACGCCTTTCACGGTTTTCTGAGCGGCGACGCCCAGCCCCTGGTGTGGAACCGCTGGAGCCCCATCGAGTTCGTGGAGATTCCCTCCATGGCGATGGAGTTTCTGACCCTGGACCATCTGGGGCATGTCTTCAGTGAGGGGGAGCTCGCGCGCTACCGCGAGAAGCAGCTTCAGGGGGTCGTGGCGTTCCTGCCTTGGGCCGCGCAGATGGACGCCTTCCAGCACTGGCTGTACACCGAAGCCGGGGAGAATGTGACGGTGGCGGACCTCGACGCCAAGTGGCTTGAACTGGACCGCACCTTTCACCCCTTCGTGAATTGGGACGGCCTGGATGAGGGCATTCGTGCCAAGGGCTGGCACTACTACCACATCTTCCGCGCGCCCTTCTACTACATCGAGTACGCGATGTGTTATCTCGCGGCGGTCGGCATCTGGCGGGAGGCCCGCGAGCATCCCGCGCAGGCCCTCTCGAACTACAAGGCCAGCCTGCGCCTGGGGAGCACAGTCCCCGTGCCGGAGCTGTACCGCGCCGCCGGGGTGGAGTTCCGCTTTGACCGCGAGCACATCCGGGGGCTGATGGCGTTCTTGAGCGCGCAGCTGGCAGAAGGCTAG
- the coaBC gene encoding bifunctional phosphopantothenoylcysteine decarboxylase/phosphopantothenate--cysteine ligase CoaBC — MNDVPAPAPLVLVIVGGSMAAVKAPAVLRRLREGGARVRVIATQAALAFITELSLATAAEGEVATDNTWFMARPDAQHLTLAKADATVVVGASADLLARAALGHASDLAAATLLSVRGPVLWVPAMNERMWRHPAVQANAERLRTWGHRFLGPEVGAFGTRGEGSGLGRMAEPEDIAAATLALLRPPAARDLEGLKVVVSAGPTREYLDPVRFISNPSSGKMGFAVAEEARDRGAQVTLVTGPVSLSDPVGMQVVHIESALELREAVLEAARDADVVVMTAAVADYRAAQRSDEKQAKVAGDVTLHLTPNPDILAELGEHKGGRVLVGFAMETHAGLERAALKARRKNADFILLNYPTREGTAFGGDDNEVTLVRPDGTHDAWPRLSKREVARRLLDEVRRVRAAAAGAGG, encoded by the coding sequence GTGAATGACGTCCCCGCTCCCGCGCCCCTCGTCCTCGTCATCGTGGGTGGCAGCATGGCCGCTGTCAAGGCTCCCGCGGTCCTCCGGCGGCTGCGGGAGGGGGGCGCGCGGGTGCGGGTGATCGCCACCCAGGCCGCGCTCGCCTTCATCACAGAACTCAGCCTGGCGACGGCGGCCGAAGGCGAAGTCGCCACGGACAACACCTGGTTTATGGCCCGGCCCGACGCGCAACACCTCACCCTGGCCAAGGCAGACGCCACCGTCGTGGTGGGTGCGTCCGCCGATCTGCTCGCGCGAGCGGCCCTCGGGCACGCCTCTGACCTCGCCGCGGCCACCCTGCTGAGCGTGCGGGGGCCGGTCCTGTGGGTCCCCGCGATGAACGAGCGGATGTGGCGACACCCAGCGGTGCAGGCGAACGCCGAGCGGCTGCGCACCTGGGGCCACCGCTTCCTGGGGCCGGAGGTGGGTGCCTTTGGTACCCGTGGCGAGGGCTCCGGGCTGGGCCGCATGGCTGAACCGGAAGACATCGCCGCAGCCACCCTCGCCCTGCTGCGGCCGCCGGCTGCGCGCGACCTAGAGGGCCTCAAGGTCGTCGTTTCCGCCGGGCCGACCCGCGAGTACCTCGACCCGGTGCGCTTTATCAGTAACCCCTCGAGCGGCAAGATGGGCTTTGCGGTCGCCGAGGAGGCGCGGGACCGGGGGGCGCAGGTCACGCTGGTGACGGGGCCGGTGTCCCTCTCCGACCCGGTGGGGATGCAGGTGGTCCACATCGAGTCTGCCCTCGAACTGCGAGAGGCGGTGCTGGAGGCAGCGCGGGACGCGGATGTGGTGGTCATGACCGCTGCGGTGGCCGACTACCGCGCGGCGCAGCGCTCGGACGAGAAGCAGGCGAAGGTGGCGGGCGACGTCACCCTTCACCTCACGCCTAACCCCGACATCCTGGCCGAACTGGGAGAGCACAAGGGAGGGCGCGTCCTGGTCGGCTTCGCGATGGAAACCCACGCGGGCCTAGAGCGCGCGGCCCTTAAGGCACGGCGCAAGAACGCCGACTTCATCCTGCTGAACTACCCCACGCGGGAGGGCACGGCCTTTGGCGGCGACGACAACGAGGTGACCCTGGTGCGCCCCGACGGCACCCATGACGCTTGGCCCCGGCTGAGCAAGCGTGAGGTGGCTCGGCGGCTCCTGGACGAGGTGCGGAGGGTACGGGCCGCGGCCGCAGGTGCAGGCGGCTAG
- the argR gene encoding arginine repressor, producing the protein MLSKEHRQKRIQDIIARESISTQSELVERLRAEGFQVTQATVSRDINELRLVRLPIGKGRHRYALAQVSGPSDVEEELSRLFQNFVKDVDRGENVLVIRTADGHATGVALLLDRLRRDDIVGTIAGEDTIFVVARTTAEGEALMEELHALMLG; encoded by the coding sequence ATGCTCAGCAAGGAACACCGTCAGAAACGCATTCAGGACATCATCGCCCGCGAGAGTATCTCCACCCAATCCGAACTTGTTGAGCGCCTGCGCGCGGAGGGCTTTCAGGTGACCCAGGCCACCGTCAGCCGCGACATCAACGAGCTGCGCCTGGTCCGGCTCCCGATCGGCAAGGGCCGACACCGCTACGCCCTCGCGCAGGTAAGCGGGCCCAGCGACGTCGAGGAGGAACTCAGCCGCCTCTTTCAGAACTTCGTCAAGGACGTGGACCGCGGCGAAAATGTCCTGGTGATCCGCACCGCCGACGGCCACGCCACCGGCGTCGCCCTGCTGCTTGACCGCCTGCGCCGCGACGACATCGTGGGCACCATCGCGGGTGAAGACACCATCTTCGTGGTCGCCCGCACAACCGCCGAAGGTGAGGCGCTGATGGAGGAGCTGCACGCGCTGATGCTGGGGTAG
- a CDS encoding cell wall metabolism sensor histidine kinase WalK, with the protein MTLRGRLTLFYTALLAALLTVVAVATLALMRNNLVLGIDRDLVDKYRQFTSFFRLLDLPPLGEAGSEDGAEADVPPQLSIARYLFPNVAIQFEELPFYDAETLVQGLAAADTAAKRRQFFASLRQLANSTRRRPIGLDPGAPITLSDEEWSRLIRAPEQRLFVTRQVQEPFQPVGTAVPMRFLVVLGPVQDDGGVPGLTRESFALTYVGRDLRPLNDTLTQLQRVLLGLFLVGLLTAGVGAYLLAGRALRPLRQVQRAAERIGGQNLGERVPEPQTGDEVQALAQALNAMLGRLEASFEAQRRFTSDASHELRTPVTAISGHASYLLRRSNPTEQQRESLNIIRREAERLTNLIASLLELARSDSGALTLTRQPILSRPFLEEITRELAPLAQAQGTELVAGGEDVTFEGDHDRLKQVLINLVSNALKAGARRVILTSSPQAQGREIRLSVQDDGPGIPPEHLARLFDRFYRVEDSRSRDQGGAGLGLSIAKGIVDAHGGRIWLESEVGRGTTANVQLPVGNVPALDDDVP; encoded by the coding sequence GTGACGCTGCGCGGTCGGCTGACCCTCTTCTATACGGCGCTGCTGGCTGCGCTGCTGACAGTGGTGGCGGTGGCGACCCTCGCCCTGATGCGCAACAACCTGGTGCTGGGGATTGACCGTGACCTGGTGGACAAGTACCGGCAGTTCACCAGCTTTTTTCGTCTGCTTGACCTGCCTCCGCTGGGAGAGGCGGGGAGCGAGGACGGGGCGGAAGCCGATGTGCCGCCGCAGCTCTCGATCGCTCGGTACCTCTTTCCCAATGTGGCGATTCAATTTGAGGAATTGCCCTTCTACGACGCAGAGACGCTCGTCCAGGGATTGGCGGCGGCCGACACGGCTGCGAAGCGCCGTCAGTTCTTCGCGTCGCTGCGGCAACTGGCCAACAGCACCCGCCGGCGGCCCATCGGCCTCGATCCGGGTGCGCCCATCACGCTGAGTGACGAAGAATGGTCGCGCCTCATTCGCGCACCGGAACAGCGGCTCTTTGTGACGCGACAGGTTCAAGAACCCTTTCAGCCTGTAGGCACCGCCGTGCCCATGCGCTTTCTGGTGGTGCTGGGCCCCGTGCAGGACGACGGCGGCGTACCGGGTCTGACGCGGGAAAGTTTTGCCCTCACCTATGTGGGGCGGGACCTCCGGCCGCTGAACGACACCCTGACGCAGCTTCAGCGGGTGCTGCTGGGCCTTTTCCTGGTGGGGCTCCTGACCGCGGGTGTAGGGGCGTACCTGCTGGCCGGGCGAGCGCTGCGGCCCCTGCGGCAGGTGCAGCGCGCCGCCGAGCGAATCGGGGGGCAAAACCTCGGCGAGCGCGTGCCGGAGCCGCAGACCGGAGATGAGGTGCAGGCCCTGGCTCAGGCGCTGAACGCTATGCTGGGCCGCCTCGAGGCGAGCTTTGAGGCGCAGCGCCGCTTTACGAGTGACGCCAGCCATGAGCTGCGCACGCCCGTGACCGCCATCAGCGGCCACGCGAGCTACCTGCTGCGCCGCAGCAACCCCACCGAGCAGCAACGCGAAAGCCTGAACATCATCCGCCGCGAGGCCGAGCGTCTCACCAACCTGATTGCCAGCCTCCTTGAACTGGCGCGCTCGGACAGCGGAGCCCTCACCCTTACCCGCCAGCCCATCCTGTCGCGCCCCTTCCTGGAAGAGATCACCCGTGAACTCGCGCCGCTTGCCCAGGCGCAGGGCACCGAACTCGTGGCGGGGGGCGAGGACGTGACCTTTGAGGGCGATCACGACCGGCTGAAGCAGGTGCTGATCAACCTCGTCAGCAATGCCCTCAAGGCCGGGGCCCGGCGGGTCATCCTGACGAGCTCGCCGCAGGCACAGGGCCGGGAGATTCGTCTGAGCGTGCAGGACGACGGCCCCGGCATTCCCCCTGAGCACCTCGCTCGCCTCTTTGACCGCTTCTACCGAGTCGAGGACAGCCGCAGCCGTGACCAGGGCGGCGCGGGCCTGGGCCTGAGCATCGCCAAGGGCATTGTGGACGCGCACGGTGGCCGCATCTGGCTGGAAAGCGAGGTGGGCCGGGGCACCACCGCGAATGTGCAGCTCCCGGTGGGGAACGTGCCGGCACTCGATGACGACGTGCCTTGA